In a genomic window of Acidobacteriota bacterium:
- a CDS encoding sorbosone dehydrogenase family protein, whose protein sequence is MTTSAQQRGGLPLDQVTLPPGFTIDVFAAGVDNARQMALSPSGVLFVGSRGAGQVYAIVDADKDHRADRVVTIASGLSMPSGVAFRDGALYVAEISRVIRFDRIESRLDNPPAPVVVNGTFPTERHHGWKFIAFGPDGLLYVPVGAPCNICESKDPRFASITRMKPDGSGFEVFASGIRNSVGFDWHPQTRELWFTDNGRDLLGDEAPSDELNRAPKAGLHFGYPYCHAGSIKDPEFGSARACGEFTPPAQKLGPHVAAIGMRFYTGQMFPAEYRNQVFVAEHGSWNRSTPIGYRVSLVKVQDGKAVSYTPFAEGWLQGSKPWGRPADVLVAPDGALFVADDFADVIYRISYTK, encoded by the coding sequence ATGACCACCAGCGCGCAGCAGCGCGGCGGCCTGCCGCTCGACCAGGTCACGCTGCCGCCCGGGTTCACCATCGACGTGTTCGCCGCTGGCGTCGACAACGCGCGCCAGATGGCGCTCAGCCCCTCGGGCGTCTTGTTCGTGGGCTCGCGCGGCGCCGGTCAGGTGTACGCGATCGTCGACGCCGACAAGGACCACCGCGCGGATCGCGTGGTCACGATCGCCTCGGGCCTCTCGATGCCGAGCGGCGTGGCGTTCCGCGACGGCGCCCTGTATGTCGCCGAGATCAGCCGCGTGATTCGCTTCGACAGGATCGAGTCACGCCTCGACAACCCGCCCGCGCCGGTCGTCGTCAACGGCACGTTTCCCACCGAGCGTCACCACGGTTGGAAGTTCATCGCGTTCGGGCCGGACGGACTCTTGTACGTGCCCGTCGGCGCGCCGTGCAACATTTGTGAGAGCAAGGACCCGCGGTTTGCGTCGATCACGCGGATGAAGCCGGATGGCAGCGGCTTCGAGGTGTTCGCGAGCGGCATCCGCAACAGCGTGGGCTTCGACTGGCATCCGCAGACCAGGGAGCTGTGGTTCACCGACAACGGCCGCGATCTGCTCGGCGATGAGGCGCCCAGCGACGAGCTGAATCGCGCCCCGAAGGCGGGACTGCACTTCGGGTATCCGTACTGTCATGCCGGGTCGATCAAGGACCCGGAGTTCGGCAGCGCGCGCGCGTGTGGTGAGTTCACGCCGCCTGCCCAGAAGCTCGGCCCGCACGTCGCCGCGATCGGCATGCGCTTCTATACCGGCCAGATGTTCCCCGCCGAGTATCGCAACCAGGTCTTCGTCGCGGAGCACGGCTCGTGGAATCGGAGCACGCCCATCGGCTATCGCGTGTCGCTGGTGAAGGTGCAGGACGGGAAGGCGGTCAGCTACACGCCGTTCGCGGAAGGGTGGCTGCAGGGGTCGAAACCCTGGGGGCGCCCCGCGGACGTCCTGGTGGCGCCCGATGGCGCGTTGTTTGTCGCGGATGACTTTGCGGACGTGATTTACCGCATCAGCTACACGAAATAG
- a CDS encoding HlyC/CorC family transporter: MLVIWTVIFALILMTALYVAAEFAAVSVRRSRLRRLAEDGNTLAAQLLPLVQDPRHLDRYIAASQIGITLGSLILGAYGQATLSGSVAPWLVRAGVQPDSAESSAAGLVLVSLTVLGVILGELVPKSLALQYPTATAVGTFLPMRWSLRVFAPFIWLLNGSGVLLLRLFGVRNAGHRHIHSPDEIALLIAESRDGGLLEPDEQVRLHRALQLGLRTAKQLMVPRERLAAISVELAFDQVVQVAATTPDTRLPVYRGTLDNLVGMVRTKDVAVHFVTAGPRGRLEPLIRPMPRVREDLAADKLLAFLREQRAHQAVVVDDQGRVAGLVTLQDVLADLLGGARKGAKPAGA, from the coding sequence ATGCTCGTGATCTGGACGGTGATCTTCGCCCTGATCCTGATGACGGCGCTGTATGTCGCGGCCGAGTTCGCCGCGGTGAGCGTCCGGCGGTCGCGGCTGCGGCGGCTCGCCGAGGACGGCAACACGCTCGCCGCACAACTGTTACCGCTGGTCCAGGACCCGCGTCACCTCGACCGGTATATCGCGGCATCGCAGATCGGGATCACGCTGGGCAGCCTGATTCTCGGCGCATACGGGCAGGCCACGCTTTCCGGGAGCGTGGCGCCGTGGCTCGTGCGCGCAGGCGTTCAGCCTGACTCCGCCGAATCGAGCGCGGCCGGCCTCGTCCTGGTATCGCTCACCGTGCTGGGCGTCATCCTCGGCGAGCTGGTCCCCAAATCGCTCGCGCTGCAGTATCCGACCGCCACGGCCGTTGGCACGTTCCTCCCCATGCGCTGGTCGCTGCGCGTGTTCGCCCCTTTCATCTGGCTCCTGAACGGCAGCGGCGTGCTGCTGTTGCGGCTGTTCGGCGTGCGCAACGCGGGCCATCGGCATATTCATTCGCCCGACGAAATCGCGCTGCTGATTGCGGAGAGCCGCGACGGAGGCTTGCTCGAGCCGGACGAGCAGGTCCGCCTGCACCGCGCCCTGCAGCTCGGGCTGCGCACCGCGAAGCAGTTGATGGTGCCGCGCGAGCGGCTCGCGGCCATCAGCGTCGAGCTGGCGTTCGACCAGGTCGTGCAGGTGGCCGCGACAACTCCTGACACGCGCCTGCCTGTGTACCGCGGCACGCTCGACAACCTGGTCGGCATGGTCCGCACCAAGGACGTGGCCGTGCACTTCGTCACGGCGGGGCCTCGAGGCCGGCTGGAACCTCTCATTCGCCCGATGCCGCGCGTGCGCGAGGATCTCGCGGCCGACAAGCTGCTCGCGTTCCTGCGGGAACAGCGCGCGCACCAGGCGGTGGTGGTCGACGACCAGGGACGCGTCGCAGGACTGGTGACGCTGCAGGACGTGCTCGCCGATCTCCTCGGCGGCGCTCGAAAGGGGGCGAAGCCGGCCGGTGCCTGA
- a CDS encoding HlyC/CorC family transporter, whose translation MPDVYPYLIVLALVLLNGLFVAAEFAIVGAPRAAIDRLAAQGSTAARGVQRVLHDPRRQDRFIATAQLGITVASLGLGMYGEHAIADRLAPHLEQLGAARWVAVHAASSVMAVALLTYLHIVIGEMVPKSIALQHAGAAALWITPPMRWLQFAVMPVVIAMNGIGNGLLRIAGVHRQITAREHYYTPEELQLIVEESEEGGAIRGESGRMLLELFEFGDLTAGGAMVPRVSVVGIPIDANHDELRDIIRESPHTRYPVYEEDLDHVLGGIHITDLLRVLTANAPLSSVRLRALPVVPETTPLDDVLAVLRREESPMALVIDEHGGTAGTITLADLFEEVVGEIDESATDVPDIRVEADGRLRVLGTVRLTEVGEKMDLDVEHGDVESVSGLVLMLLGRPPKVGDIVAFGRLNVTVTAVRGRGVEEALVSYSPES comes from the coding sequence GTGCCTGACGTCTATCCGTACCTGATCGTGCTGGCGCTCGTTCTGCTGAACGGCCTGTTCGTGGCCGCCGAGTTCGCCATCGTCGGTGCCCCGCGGGCGGCCATCGATCGGCTGGCCGCACAGGGAAGCACGGCCGCGCGCGGCGTCCAGAGGGTCCTCCACGACCCGCGGCGGCAGGATCGGTTCATCGCCACGGCGCAACTCGGCATCACCGTCGCCAGCCTGGGCCTGGGCATGTACGGCGAGCACGCGATTGCGGACCGTCTGGCGCCGCACCTGGAACAGCTCGGTGCGGCGCGCTGGGTCGCGGTGCACGCCGCGTCGAGCGTCATGGCCGTCGCGCTGCTCACCTATCTGCACATCGTCATTGGCGAGATGGTGCCGAAGTCCATCGCGCTCCAGCACGCCGGGGCGGCGGCGCTCTGGATCACGCCCCCGATGCGATGGCTGCAGTTCGCCGTGATGCCCGTTGTCATCGCGATGAACGGGATCGGCAACGGGCTGCTGCGGATCGCCGGCGTGCACCGGCAGATCACCGCGCGCGAGCACTACTACACGCCAGAGGAACTGCAGTTGATCGTCGAAGAGAGCGAGGAAGGGGGTGCGATCCGCGGCGAGTCAGGGCGGATGCTGCTCGAGCTGTTCGAGTTCGGTGACCTGACGGCCGGTGGCGCCATGGTGCCGCGCGTCAGCGTCGTCGGCATCCCCATCGACGCGAACCACGACGAGCTGCGCGACATCATCCGCGAGTCGCCGCACACGCGATATCCGGTCTACGAGGAGGATCTCGACCACGTCCTCGGCGGCATCCACATCACGGACCTGCTGCGCGTCTTGACGGCGAACGCGCCGCTCTCATCCGTGCGCCTGCGCGCGCTGCCGGTCGTGCCCGAGACCACCCCGCTGGACGACGTGCTCGCGGTGCTGCGCCGCGAAGAATCGCCGATGGCGCTGGTGATCGACGAGCATGGCGGGACCGCGGGCACCATCACGCTCGCGGACCTTTTCGAGGAGGTCGTCGGCGAGATCGACGAGAGCGCCACGGACGTTCCTGATATCCGCGTGGAGGCCGACGGCCGCCTGCGCGTGCTCGGCACCGTGCGCCTCACGGAAGTCGGCGAGAAGATGGATCTGGATGTCGAGCACGGCGACGTCGAGAGCGTCAGCGGCCTCGTGCTGATGCTGCTCGGACGGCCGCCGAAGGTGGGTGACATCGTCGCGTTCGGCCGCTTGAACGTGACCGTCACCGCGGTCCGCGGCCGCGGCGTCGAAGAGGCCCTCGTCTCCTATTCGCCAGAGAGCTAA
- a CDS encoding DUF523 domain-containing protein has protein sequence MAKILVSACLLGEKVRYHGGEATLDHPILERWRQEGLIVPVCPEVEGGLPIPRPPAEMQGGRGNDVLHKVAFVRRRDGVDVTAAFVRGAEAAVALAREHGITVALLKDLSPSCGSTMVYDGGFSGRRISGEGVAAAALRRAGVRVFSEKQIEEADAIVESRGKR, from the coding sequence ATGGCGAAGATCCTCGTCAGCGCCTGCCTCCTCGGCGAGAAGGTCCGGTACCACGGCGGGGAAGCCACGCTCGATCACCCCATCCTCGAGCGGTGGCGCCAGGAAGGCTTGATCGTCCCGGTTTGCCCCGAAGTCGAAGGCGGGCTGCCAATACCTCGACCGCCCGCCGAGATGCAGGGGGGCAGGGGAAATGACGTCCTGCACAAGGTCGCGTTTGTCCGGCGCCGTGACGGCGTGGACGTGACCGCCGCGTTTGTTCGCGGCGCCGAAGCCGCGGTCGCCCTCGCGCGCGAGCACGGTATCACCGTCGCCCTGCTCAAAGACCTCAGCCCGTCGTGCGGCTCGACGATGGTGTATGACGGCGGATTTTCGGGGCGCCGGATCAGCGGCGAAGGGGTCGCGGCGGCGGCGCTCAGGCGCGCCGGCGTGCGCGTCTTCAGCGAGAAGCAGATCGAAGAGGCGGATGCGATCGTGGAGTCACGGGGTAAGAGGTAA
- the serS gene encoding serine--tRNA ligase, which translates to MLDAAFVRQNLDEVAQRLATRGGVPADLEMFREAEAARRTLTPRLDTKRQEQKTLSRKVGRLIAATQDHGAEAEELKQQSRSLAAEIAALEEQLRQAEATRDQALLRIPNLPHGSVPRGTTPSDNREVRRHGEPPAFAFEPKAHWDLGPALGILDFERATKMSGARFSVLMGAGARLARALIDFMLDLHTSEHEYTEVEPPFLVNAATLTGTGNLPKFEGDLFKIAGDWDLYLIPTAEVPLTNLHRGEILDGRELPIRYAAYTPCFRSEAGSYGADVRGLIRQHQFDKVELVKFARPDQSYDELESLTANAEEVLKRLGLAYRTVLLCTGDMGFASAKTYDIEVWLPGQNAYREISSCSNTEAFQARRAGIKFRPDGQGKPEFVHTLNGSGLAVGRTLIAILENYQQKDGSVIVPEALRPYMRGLEAIEKR; encoded by the coding sequence ATGCTCGATGCGGCATTTGTACGGCAGAACCTCGACGAGGTTGCGCAGAGGCTCGCGACCAGGGGCGGCGTCCCCGCGGACCTCGAGATGTTTCGCGAGGCGGAGGCGGCGCGACGGACGCTGACGCCGCGCCTCGACACGAAGCGACAGGAGCAGAAGACGCTCAGCCGGAAGGTCGGCCGGCTGATTGCCGCAACGCAGGACCACGGGGCCGAGGCCGAAGAACTCAAACAGCAGTCACGGTCGCTGGCCGCCGAGATCGCGGCGCTCGAAGAACAATTGCGCCAGGCCGAGGCGACGCGAGACCAGGCGCTGCTGCGGATCCCGAACCTTCCCCACGGGTCTGTTCCGCGCGGCACGACCCCCTCGGACAACCGCGAGGTTCGTCGCCACGGAGAGCCGCCGGCGTTCGCGTTCGAGCCGAAGGCACACTGGGACCTGGGGCCGGCGCTCGGCATCCTCGACTTCGAGCGTGCGACGAAGATGTCCGGCGCACGCTTCTCCGTGCTGATGGGCGCGGGCGCACGGCTCGCGCGCGCGCTGATCGACTTCATGCTCGATCTGCATACCAGCGAGCATGAGTACACAGAGGTCGAGCCGCCATTTCTGGTGAATGCCGCGACGCTGACCGGCACCGGCAACCTGCCGAAGTTCGAGGGCGATCTGTTCAAGATCGCCGGCGACTGGGACCTGTACCTGATCCCCACCGCGGAGGTGCCGCTCACCAACCTGCACCGCGGCGAGATCCTCGACGGCCGCGAGCTGCCGATCCGCTACGCCGCCTACACGCCGTGCTTCCGCAGCGAGGCGGGGTCCTACGGCGCGGACGTGCGCGGCCTCATCCGACAGCATCAGTTCGACAAGGTGGAGCTGGTGAAGTTCGCGCGCCCCGACCAGTCGTACGACGAGCTGGAGTCGCTCACGGCCAACGCCGAAGAGGTGCTGAAGCGCCTCGGCCTCGCCTATCGCACGGTGCTGCTCTGCACCGGCGACATGGGCTTCGCGTCGGCGAAGACCTACGACATCGAGGTGTGGCTGCCGGGCCAGAACGCCTACCGCGAGATCTCGTCCTGCAGCAACACCGAAGCGTTCCAGGCACGAAGGGCGGGCATCAAGTTCCGTCCGGACGGCCAAGGCAAGCCGGAGTTCGTGCACACGCTCAACGGCTCAGGGCTGGCGGTCGGCCGCACGCTCATCGCGATCCTGGAGAACTATCAGCAGAAAGACGGCAGCGTCATCGTCCCGGAGGCGCTGCGGCCGTACATGCGCGGGCTGGAAGCGATCGAAAAGCGGTAA
- the galU gene encoding UTP--glucose-1-phosphate uridylyltransferase GalU, whose protein sequence is MPHRAWPKSYILTSGARVTDQIRKAVFPAAGLGTRFLPATKAQPKEMLPLVDKPIIQYGVEEAVASGVDNIILVTGRGKNAIEDHFDVSVELETFLETRGKKEQLDEVRKISSLINVSYVRQGEPLGLGHAVLVTRALVGDEPFAVLLGDDVIDATPPALRQMIDVFHHVGGPVLAVERVPRDEVSSYGVIAYEPVRDGVFRITDLVEKPARDEAPSDLAIIGRYILTPDIFPALEATAADRTGEIQLTNGLRRLLQKRPLYACEISGVRHDTGNKLGFLKAVVYFALRRPDLADAFREYLRSADADPAGKGKKSVPV, encoded by the coding sequence ATGCCGCATCGAGCATGGCCTAAATCCTATATCCTAACGTCCGGAGCACGTGTGACTGACCAGATCCGCAAAGCCGTCTTCCCCGCCGCCGGCCTGGGCACCCGCTTCCTTCCCGCGACGAAGGCGCAGCCCAAGGAGATGCTGCCGCTGGTGGACAAGCCCATCATCCAGTACGGCGTCGAAGAGGCCGTCGCCTCGGGGGTGGACAACATCATCCTCGTCACCGGCCGCGGCAAGAACGCGATCGAAGATCACTTCGACGTGTCGGTGGAGCTGGAGACGTTTCTCGAGACGCGCGGCAAGAAGGAGCAACTCGACGAGGTCCGGAAGATCTCGAGCCTCATCAACGTGTCGTACGTGCGGCAGGGAGAGCCGCTCGGCCTCGGACACGCGGTCCTCGTCACCAGGGCGCTGGTGGGCGACGAGCCGTTTGCGGTGCTCCTCGGCGATGACGTGATTGACGCCACGCCGCCGGCCCTGCGACAGATGATCGACGTGTTTCACCACGTCGGCGGGCCCGTGCTGGCGGTCGAGCGCGTACCGCGCGATGAGGTCAGCAGCTACGGCGTCATCGCGTACGAGCCGGTGCGCGATGGCGTGTTCCGGATCACGGATCTCGTCGAGAAGCCGGCGCGCGACGAGGCCCCCTCGGACCTCGCGATCATCGGCCGCTACATCCTCACGCCGGATATCTTTCCGGCGCTCGAAGCGACCGCCGCAGACCGCACCGGCGAGATCCAGCTCACCAACGGCCTGCGCCGGCTGCTGCAGAAACGCCCCCTGTACGCGTGCGAAATCTCCGGCGTCCGCCACGACACGGGAAACAAGCTGGGCTTTCTCAAGGCCGTCGTGTATTTCGCGTTGCGCCGCCCGGATCTGGCCGACGCCTTCCGCGAGTACCTGCGCTCGGCTGACGCCGATCCAGCCGGGAAGGGGAAGAAGTCGGTGCCGGTTTAA
- a CDS encoding zinc ribbon domain-containing protein: MPLYEYECEACGHRFEVIRKFSDPPLEDCPACGGKVRKLLSSPAIQFKGSGWYVTDYARKGSTGSGGSTGSSGSTGSGESSSGSASESESPPPSKPADGSKSS, encoded by the coding sequence ATGCCGCTGTACGAATATGAGTGCGAAGCGTGCGGCCATCGCTTCGAGGTCATCCGAAAGTTCTCCGATCCTCCGCTCGAGGACTGCCCCGCCTGCGGGGGCAAGGTCCGCAAGCTCCTGTCCTCGCCCGCGATCCAGTTCAAGGGAAGCGGGTGGTATGTCACGGACTACGCCCGGAAAGGTTCGACGGGTTCGGGCGGTTCGACGGGTTCGAGCGGTTCGACGGGTTCGGGCGAGTCGAGTTCCGGGTCCGCCTCCGAGTCCGAGTCGCCGCCGCCTTCAAAACCCGCCGACGGCAGCAAGTCGTCCTGA
- a CDS encoding DUF885 domain-containing protein, whose amino-acid sequence MHSSEPLPHFVDDYLSYLYERHPTSATFDGVHTHDDLLEDFSRGSIDAQARELGDFGRRLAAIDAAGLNDLERLEKPVIEANIKSRLYELETVRSWERSPQHYADVIATSLAGQVLFDYSPAAERARRIHSKLRQVPRFVQSARDNIKDAPGIFMKVSLETLRGTVRFIEEDLPLALASVDDLHLLGDLADASHEASAALRGYADYLERDLGPRSKGSFRLGKAAFEEKLRLEEGLAIDSSKLLEIAMRELGAVQEEFKRVAGRLEAGDPVDAWRRIKNEHPDAGALVGVVEGQLADLLAFIERERLISVPDGERVQVASTPRFYRWTFASMWTPGPFEARPLRAYYYITDVDPAWPAERQSEHMRDLNFGALWAISIHEVYPGHFLHYQHLRRVESRLRKSILFASASFIEGWAHYAEQMMVEAGFGRGNPAVQLGQLAEALIRLCRVIVGIRLHAEDLSVEQGVRFFRDEAYMEEGSARREAERGTFDPGYVVYAIGKLMLLKLRDEFRAQQGGTFSLRAFHDALLGHGTVPFRLHRQLLLGADDRAPLIE is encoded by the coding sequence ATGCATTCTTCCGAGCCCCTGCCGCACTTCGTGGACGACTACCTGTCGTACCTCTACGAGCGGCACCCCACCAGCGCAACGTTCGACGGGGTTCACACGCATGACGACCTGCTCGAGGATTTCAGCCGCGGGTCCATCGATGCGCAGGCCCGCGAGCTCGGCGATTTCGGGCGCCGGCTGGCGGCGATAGACGCCGCGGGACTCAACGACCTCGAGCGGCTCGAGAAGCCGGTCATCGAAGCGAACATCAAGTCGCGACTGTACGAGCTCGAAACCGTTCGCTCCTGGGAGCGGAGCCCGCAGCACTACGCGGACGTCATCGCCACGAGTCTTGCCGGCCAGGTATTGTTCGATTACTCCCCTGCGGCCGAGCGCGCGCGGCGGATTCACTCGAAGCTCCGGCAGGTTCCGCGTTTCGTGCAGAGCGCGCGCGACAACATCAAGGATGCGCCCGGCATCTTCATGAAGGTGTCGCTGGAGACGCTGCGCGGCACGGTCCGCTTCATCGAGGAAGACCTGCCGCTGGCGCTCGCCTCGGTCGACGATCTCCACCTCCTCGGCGATCTGGCTGACGCGTCTCACGAAGCCTCGGCGGCGCTTCGCGGCTACGCGGACTACCTGGAGCGCGACCTCGGTCCGAGGAGCAAGGGCTCGTTCCGCCTCGGCAAAGCGGCGTTCGAGGAAAAGCTGCGGCTCGAAGAGGGGCTCGCGATCGACTCGTCGAAGCTCCTCGAGATCGCGATGCGCGAGCTAGGCGCGGTGCAGGAGGAATTCAAGCGCGTGGCGGGGCGCCTGGAAGCCGGGGATCCGGTTGACGCCTGGCGCCGCATCAAGAACGAACACCCGGACGCCGGCGCGCTGGTGGGCGTCGTGGAGGGGCAGCTTGCCGACCTCCTCGCGTTTATCGAGCGCGAGAGGCTGATCTCGGTGCCCGATGGCGAGCGGGTGCAGGTCGCCTCCACGCCGCGGTTCTATCGCTGGACGTTTGCGAGCATGTGGACGCCCGGACCGTTCGAAGCGCGCCCGCTCCGCGCGTACTACTACATCACCGACGTCGATCCCGCGTGGCCCGCGGAACGCCAGAGCGAGCACATGCGCGATCTGAACTTCGGCGCGCTCTGGGCGATTTCGATCCACGAGGTGTATCCGGGGCACTTCCTGCATTACCAGCACCTGCGCCGCGTCGAGTCCAGGCTGCGCAAATCGATCCTGTTTGCGTCGGCGTCGTTCATCGAAGGATGGGCGCACTATGCCGAGCAGATGATGGTCGAGGCGGGGTTCGGGCGCGGCAATCCCGCCGTTCAGCTCGGGCAGCTCGCCGAAGCCTTGATCCGGCTCTGTCGCGTGATCGTCGGGATCCGGCTGCACGCCGAGGATTTGTCGGTCGAGCAGGGAGTCCGGTTCTTCCGCGACGAGGCGTACATGGAGGAAGGGAGCGCGCGGCGCGAAGCCGAGCGCGGCACGTTCGATCCCGGCTATGTCGTCTATGCCATCGGAAAGCTGATGCTGCTGAAGCTCCGCGACGAATTCCGCGCGCAACAGGGAGGGACGTTCTCGCTGCGCGCGTTTCACGACGCGCTGCTTGGCCACGGGACGGTCCCCTTCCGCCTGCACCGCCAGTTGTTGCTCGGGGCCGACGACCGGGCGCCCCTGATCGAGTGA
- the rsmI gene encoding 16S rRNA (cytidine(1402)-2'-O)-methyltransferase, giving the protein MHLPRNGTIKPLPGTLYVVATPIGNLEDITLRALRVLREVQLIAAEDTRRTARLLTHYSITTPSTSLHEHNEAQKTGRLIDRLRAGDNIALVSDAGTPLISDPGRHLVGAARQAGLTVVSVPGPSAIMAALSAAGVEADRFTFLGFPPRKSEALKKWVLTHLGGSHVTAVFFEAPHRIGSTLTAMLNILGNRPIIIGRELTKIHEILVEQPISTHIELLDNPRGEFTVIVPSQEAVSLPRSLPSADELVVEMGLLTENDQLSTREAARVVATRYGLPVNEVYRAAASKRR; this is encoded by the coding sequence ATGCATCTACCTCGCAATGGTACAATAAAGCCCTTGCCGGGCACCCTTTACGTGGTGGCCACGCCGATCGGCAACCTCGAAGACATCACCCTGCGTGCGCTGCGGGTGCTGCGTGAGGTGCAGCTGATTGCGGCCGAAGATACCCGCCGTACGGCCAGGCTCCTCACGCATTACTCGATCACGACGCCAAGCACGAGCCTGCACGAACACAACGAGGCGCAGAAGACCGGGCGATTGATCGATCGGTTGCGGGCCGGAGACAACATCGCGCTCGTGTCCGACGCCGGCACGCCGCTCATCTCCGACCCCGGACGCCACCTGGTCGGCGCCGCACGGCAGGCCGGCCTCACGGTCGTGTCCGTGCCTGGCCCGAGCGCCATCATGGCCGCCCTGTCTGCGGCGGGTGTGGAGGCAGACCGGTTCACGTTCCTCGGCTTTCCCCCGCGTAAGTCTGAAGCCCTAAAAAAATGGGTCTTGACGCACTTGGGTGGCAGCCACGTAACGGCTGTGTTTTTTGAGGCGCCGCATCGGATCGGCTCGACGCTGACGGCGATGCTGAATATATTGGGCAATAGACCAATTATAATTGGGCGCGAGCTCACCAAGATTCACGAGATATTGGTTGAACAACCAATATCGACGCACATTGAACTGCTCGACAATCCGCGCGGGGAATTTACGGTCATCGTGCCGAGCCAGGAAGCTGTTAGTCTGCCCCGAAGCCTACCGTCAGCTGATGAGCTAGTTGTAGAAATGGGTCTATTGACAGAAAACGACCAGCTCTCCACGCGAGAAGCTGCTCGTGTTGTCGCAACGCGCTATGGCTTGCCAGTGAACGAAGTTTACCGGGCAGCCGCGTCAAAACGCCGTTAG
- a CDS encoding tetratricopeptide repeat protein, translating to MATYERGIAALQRRAYQAAADSFRDLMSRFPEERELQERAQVYLRVCERELAASATPRTNEERLVAATVALNAGDHARTLSLLDDVLRDDPKSDLAEYMAAVVYCAKGDPEAAVARLRRAIELNPENRTLARQDGDLDALHDLEAFRQMLEAPAPARRRKSRNGR from the coding sequence GTGGCCACCTACGAGCGCGGCATCGCCGCGCTGCAGCGTCGCGCCTACCAGGCGGCCGCCGATTCGTTCCGCGACCTCATGTCCCGGTTCCCCGAAGAGCGCGAGCTTCAGGAGCGCGCGCAGGTGTACCTGCGCGTCTGCGAACGGGAACTTGCCGCGTCGGCCACGCCGCGCACGAACGAAGAGAGGCTGGTGGCCGCGACCGTCGCTCTCAATGCCGGCGACCACGCGCGGACGCTCAGCCTCCTCGATGACGTGCTCCGAGACGACCCCAAGAGCGACCTCGCCGAGTACATGGCTGCCGTCGTCTATTGCGCCAAGGGGGATCCGGAGGCGGCGGTCGCCAGGCTGCGCCGGGCCATCGAACTGAATCCGGAGAACCGCACGCTGGCCCGCCAGGACGGCGATCTGGACGCGCTTCACGACCTCGAAGCCTTCCGCCAGATGCTCGAAGCGCCGGCGCCTGCTCGACGGCGCAAGTCTCGCAACGGCCGCTGA